The following is a genomic window from Desulfofarcimen acetoxidans DSM 771.
GCTCTTTGAAAACTACACAGCGTGAAGCAAAAGAAAGCTCTATTTATTAACACAAATAGAACTCTCAAGCGCAAAAAATAGGTCAAGCAAAAAAGAGCATACGGCGAATGCCTAGGTGCTGCAGGCCGAAGAAGGACGCGGCAAGCTGCGAAAAGCCACGGGAAGCCGCAAGCAGGCAACGATCCGTGGATATCCGAATGGGGCAACCCGGCGAGGCAAACCCTCGTCACCTATAACTGAATCCATAGGTTATAGGAGGGCACCAGGGGAACTGAAACATCTTAGTACCCTGAGGAAAAGAAAGCAACAGCGATTCCCCGAGTAGCGGCGAGCGAAAAGGGACCAGCCAAAACCTAAACTGCTTGCAGATTAGGGGTAGCGGGACACTCATCACAAACCATTGCCTTAGCCGAAGCGGCCTGGAAAGGCCCGTTATAAAAGGTAACAACCCTGTAGGCGAAAAGGCGAGAAGTTTAGAGTGGATCCCAAGTACCGCGGGACACGAGGAACCCCGTGGGAAACAGGGAGGACCACCTCCCAAGGCTAAATACCTGCAGCGACCGATAGTGATTAGTACCGTGAGGGAAAGGTGAAAAGCACCCCGGAAGGGGAGTGAAAAAGAACCTGAAACCGTATGCTTACAAGCCAGTCGAAGCACGTTAAAAGTGTGACGGCGTACTTTTTGTAGAACGGACCGGCGAGTTACATCTAACGGGCAAGGTTAAGTCAGAAAAGACGGAGCCGAAGCGAAAGCAAGTCTTAACAGGGCGGCAAGTCCGTTGGAGTAGACCCGAAACCGGGTGATCTACCCATGTTCAGAGTGAAGCTTTAGTAAAATAAAGTGGAGGCTCGAACCGACCTTCGTTGAAAAGGAGGCGGATGAAACGTGGGTAGGGGTGAAATGCCAATCGAACCCGGAGATAGCTGGTTCTCCTCGAAATAGCTTTAGGGCTAGCCTTGAGAAAAAAATCCGGAGGTAGAGCACTGACTGGGCTAGGGGCCTTCACCGGTTACCGAACTCAATCAAACTCCGAATGCCGGATTAAAGAATACTCAAGAGTCAGACTATGGGTGCTAAGGTTCATAGTCAAAAGGGAAACAGCCCAGACCGTCGGCTAAGGTCCCAAAGACATGCTAAGTGGAAAAGGATGTGGGGTTGCACAGACAACCAGGATGTTGGCTTAGAAGCAGCCACCATTCAAAGAGTGCGTAATAGCTCACTGGTCAAGTGGCCCTGCGCCGAAAATGTAACGGGGCTAAAGCATGTCACCGAAGCCACGGATGTCGCAAGACATGGTAGAGGAGCGTTCCATATGCAGCGAAGTCGTACCGTAAGGAGCGGTGGAGCGTATGGAAGTGAGAATGCCGGTATAAGTAAGCGAAAAGGCAGGTGAGAATCCTGCCCGCCGAAAACCTAAGGATTCCTGGGGAAGGCTCGTCCGCCCAGGGTAAGCCGGGACCTAAGCCGAGGCCGAAAGGCGTAGGCGATGGACAATAGGTTGAAAATCCTATGCCACCAAAAGTCGTTATCAGGATGGGGTGACACAGGAGGGTAGGCCAAGCGCGCGGATGGAAAAGCGCGTCCAAGCTCGTAGGGCGTCAGGCAGGTAAATCCGTCTGATATAAAGCCTGAGAAGTGATGGGGAGGGAAAATAAGTACCGAAGTGGTTGAACCCATACTGTCAAGAAAAACCTCTAACGAGACTCATTGGTGCCCGTACCGCAAACCGACACAGGTAGGTAGGGTGAGAATCCTAAGGCGCGCGAGAGAACCCTCGTTAAGGAACTCGGCAAAATGACCCCGTAACTTCGGGAGAAGGGGTGCCTCATTAACGTGAAGATTTATACATTCGGAGCGTGAAGAGGCCGCAGAGAAAAGGCCCAAGCGACTGTTTACCAAAAACACAGGTTCCTGCTAAATCGCTAAGATGAAGTATAGGAGCTGACGCCTGCCCGGTGCCGGAAGGTTAAGAGGAGAGGTCAGAGGCAACTCGAAGCTTTGAATTGAAGCCCCGGTAAACGGCGGCCGTAACTATAACGGTCCTAAGGTAGCGAAATTCCTTGTCAGGTAAGTTCTGACCCGCACGAAAGGCGTAACGATTTGGGCACTGTCTCAACGAGGGGCTCGGTGAAATTGAATTGCCGGTAAAGATGCCGGCTAACTGCGATAGGACAGAAAGACCCCGTGGAGCTTTACTGCAGCTTGATATTGGATTTTGGTATTGCATGTACAGGATAGGTGGGAGGCAGAGAAGCCAGGGCGCCAGCCTTGGCGGAGCCAACGTTGGGATACCACCCTTGCAGTATTGAAGTTCTAACATACGGCCTTGAATCAGGCCGGTGGACATTGTCAGGCGGGCAGTTTGACTGGGGCGGTCGCCTCCCAAAAAGTAACGGAGGCGCCCAAAGGTTCCCTCAGCGCGGTTGGAAATCGCGCTCACAGAGTGCAAAGGCAAAAGGGAGCTTGACTGCGAGACATACAGGTCGAGCAGGGACGAAAGTCGGGCTTAGTGATCCGGCGGTATCGAGTGGAAGAGCCGTCGCTCAACGGATAAAAGCTACCCCGGGGATAACAGGCTTATCTCCCCCAAGAGTTCACATCGACGGGGAGGTTTGGCACCTCGATGTCGGCTCATCGCATCCTGGGGCTGTAGTAGGTCCCAAGGGTTGGGCTGTTCGCCCATTAAAGCGGTACGTGAGCTGGGTTCAGAACGTCGTGAGACAGTTCGGTCCCTATCCATCGCAGTCGCAGGAAACTTGCAAGGAGCTGTCCCTAGTACGAGAGGACCGGGATGGACGGATCACTGGTGTACCGGTTGTCGCGCCAGCGGCAATGCCGGGTAGTTATATCCGGAAGGGATAAGCGCTGAAAGCATCTAAGCGCGAAGCCCACCTTAAGATTAGGTTTCCCTTCGCAAGAATAAGACCCCTGGAAGACCACCAGGTAGATAGGCCGGGTGTGTAAGCATAGTAATGTGTTTAGCTGACCGGTACTAATAGGTCGAACGCTTGACCTTAATATTCACGCTGTGCAGTTTTGAGAGAGTTTCCGGTGGCAATAGCGAAGAGGTCATACCCGTTCCCATCCCGAACACGGAAGTCAAGCTCTTCAGCGCTGATGGTACTTGGGGTTACCCCCTGGGAGAGTAAGACGTTGCCGGAATTAAATTGGGCGATTAGCTCAGCTGGGAGAGCGCCTGCCTTACAAGCAGGATGTCGGCAGTTCGATCCTGTCATCGCCCACCAATAAAGGACTTGCATTAATCATGCAAGTCCTTTAATTTTTGCATTTTTCGTATAATTAATTGCAACCGCAACCGCACGACTTTTTACCGTGGTGGTGATGAGGAAACAGGTTTTCTTTGTCATTCAATAACATAGCAATTTCTTGCTTAATTTGAGCACTCGGCTGTGCTTTAATAGCTTCTCCGACTTTTATAGCTTCAATGACTTCTTCCACAGTAGCACCGGCTGCCATGGCTGCATTATAGTGCTGGTGCAGGCAAGAAACACAGTTTGCCGCCATACTGGCACCAATGGCAATAAGCTGCCTGGTTTTGTTATCAAGAAGTGCTGACATATAATTCCTCCTCTATAATTAATCAATTATAACGCTTGCTATATTATACACCAGAATGAAATAGTTTCAAAATTTATTCGTTTTAAAACATGGAACAAGTTATCCGTTTGTTTCGTCTATTTAACAGAGATGAAAACAGGAGGTGGATTAAAAGAATTAAGAAAACGTGTAGTGAATAGATAAAAGTTAATAAAAAATAGTGAAAGGAAAGTGAATAAACAATGAAAAGTAAAAAGCTAGTCTTGCAAGTAATTTTATTTTTATTGCTTGTTATGGTGACGACACCGGTGCTGGCAGAAGAAATTGATACTAATGTTATTAATGTTAGCGGTCAGGGCAGTGTAAAAGCCGCACCGGACCGGGCGGCTGTAACTTTAGGCGTAATTACCGAAGCTCAAACAGCTCATCAGGCCCAGTCAGATAATGCTCAAAAAGTAGATACAGCCGTTAAAGCCTTAATCAACAGCGGAATAGCCGAGAGTGACATTAAAACAAAGAATTATAGCCTGCGACCAAACTATGTTTACCCTGAAAAAGAAGCTCCTAAAATTGTGAGCTATATAGTGGAAAACAATATTATGATTACTGTAAAAAACACCGAGCAGGTAGGTAATATACTGGATGTGGCAGTAAAAAGCGGTGTTAACCAGGTAAACAGTATTAATTTTTATGTTGAGAATGATCAAGTGTTAAAGGTTCAAGCATTGCAAAAAGCTGTGGCAGATGCCAGGGCCAAGGCAGATGTTTTAGCTGCGGCTTTAGGCAAGAAAATTACAGGTGTAAAATCTGCCAGTGGCAGTTGGAATACTAACATTCCTGGTCCCATATATTTTTCCAAAGATATGGCTGCCGGTTATGGATCCTCTAATTCAATCAATCCGGGTGAATCAGAGATAGCGGCCACTGCTGATATTGTATATATAATTGAATAGAGTAAACAAAAATGCCGCCTTAGGGGTTTAGGCGGCATAGGCAAGTTCGTACTTACTTTCGGAGTGGCACAGGATATCTCGGTATCCTGTGCCTTTTCCGTTAGGCCGATAAACAACTCTTTCAAGCAATGCTTTGTGGAAGGTCGGTTTTGACCTTCCACAAAGCATGTATGGACTTTCATTCTTTCAGGAGGACAAACAGTATGCGTTTATTGAAAAAAGCACCTGCGCTTTGTATTGTATTCTTCTTGCTTTTATCTGGCTGTACATCACAAGAGAATGATAATAGTACAAAATTGGTAGAGGCAGAGGAATGGCTTACATCGCAAGCAAGCAGATATGAGATCTTTGCCGGCGAAATGCATGACGACCTTTATATCATCTTGGCAGGAGATAAACATCCGGAAGTGAGCGGACTCTATACCTCGTTTAGGGTTTTTTCCATGCAGAAGCATGGGGATGAATACTCAGTCAAAGCGGTTAAAAGTGCTGAAGCAGCACTATCTGCAGGATTTACCGCTTCTGTATTGGTTACAGATGGCATGACTATCGTATTTGGTGACATTGCAGATGGCGTATATGATTATTCATTGGATAAGATCGTGCCCACCGAATTCTCCGAAGCCAAAGTCATCTATGATAACGGAAAAGAAAAGACTGTTTCTATCTCAAATAACAAACCATATATGATAATAATGGATGGAAAAGTCGATATTAAAGACATTGAATATTTAGGAACTGGAATTGATGTGCGATATTCCGATTACTTTAGCGAGGACTTAATGGGAAATGCAACTTCGTCAGAACCAACAGAAATTGAATAAGTAATAAATGAGTAAAAATAATACCATAATTAACCATATGTAAAGCGCAGATACCCTTACGAAATCTTTAATCAATTTAAGACGATAGATAATGGCACATTATTCTTGCAACACTAATAAATCCAAGCGATGTTTTCTCTTTCAGTTATATTAAGGGTATGTCGAATACCCATACCAAATGGTTGGTAGGTACCGGTTCCAATTACACAGAACAAATAGGAAAGCGCAATTAGTAACAATAGCCAGTCAATAGAAACGTAGAACAAACCTGGTATTTATTTAAACCTAAGTTACCCTTTGTTTGGCGAAAGAAGATCTCCACCGGCCACCGGTTGCTGTAATATTCCAAAATAATCTGTTTATCAAGAGAAACATCTGTGCATGAGAATGCATGTAATGCCTTTGGCTCATTAAAAGCTTTTTCGGGTAAACACAATAAGACTACAGCATTAGCAATCTCATTAAGAGCCCCCTCATAACGATATACCCAGTAAGAAGAGCACAATAGGTCATCAGAACTACGGAAGGGCACAATATTTCTGTCTTAATGAATGTTGTAGCTACAATAAGTATATGAAAAGCCGTGGATTTGTTGCCTCGGCTTTTTGTGTATTTCATGGGAGAGATTTACTTCATAATAAAAATGGATCTATACCGTATTATATTGCTTTTATCGACAATATACACCTATTGCACGATAAAACAAATTATGATAAATTTTTACTTGGATGTAATACCAAATATTTATAACATTGACTAAATGACTACCGGCTGAAGCCGGTAGGTTTGTGTTCTCAGTTAGTATGGCGTTCATGGGAACAACAAGGGTATGATCTTGATTCTTGGCCCTATAATACTATGGTTTCTCCTTCTGAATTAGTAATTGATGATAATGTGTATAGTTTTTATTACAAAGCTTAGTTAAGGATGTAAATGTAAATGTTTACTATAATAAAATTTAATACTAAAAGGGCAATATTAATAATAATTGCCCTTTTAGTTACGGTTATAACTTTAATAGGGTGCAGTAACACAATGGTAGGTAATCTAACTGCATTTAAAAAACTAAATGAAGGTGAATATTTAGTTTGCTTTTCTAAAGAATTTACTAAACCAGCAAAATTTGTTGTTTATAAACAGAATGGAAGAATTGTGGAACAAGGATATGTTAAAGATGGTCAAGCATTGCATTGCTTAGAACCGTTTAGTGGAAATTACATAGTAACTTCAAAAAGAACTAACCATCATTTTATAATTGATAGCCAAGGGAATATAAGCTCAATCTATTTACTAAAGGAAAAATATAAACCGGACTCCGGTTTCGGTACTTTCTTT
Proteins encoded in this region:
- a CDS encoding carboxymuconolactone decarboxylase family protein — its product is MSALLDNKTRQLIAIGASMAANCVSCLHQHYNAAMAAGATVEEVIEAIKVGEAIKAQPSAQIKQEIAMLLNDKENLFPHHHHGKKSCGCGCN
- a CDS encoding SIMPL domain-containing protein, translated to MKSKKLVLQVILFLLLVMVTTPVLAEEIDTNVINVSGQGSVKAAPDRAAVTLGVITEAQTAHQAQSDNAQKVDTAVKALINSGIAESDIKTKNYSLRPNYVYPEKEAPKIVSYIVENNIMITVKNTEQVGNILDVAVKSGVNQVNSINFYVENDQVLKVQALQKAVADARAKADVLAAALGKKITGVKSASGSWNTNIPGPIYFSKDMAAGYGSSNSINPGESEIAATADIVYIIE